One window from the genome of Pedobacter schmidteae encodes:
- a CDS encoding thioredoxin family protein, translated as MKKYIFMAFMALLTSNLLAQGINFDHGTWKEVLAKARQEDKLVFVDVYTSWCGPCKKMAAEVFPLKEVGDVFNPAFVNYKIDAEKGEGIDIAKKYGVKSYPTYLFVNGDGVLIYRSGGYNPAKIFLNEAAIAIKEKHDPKPLATWEDEYAAGKRDKDFLIGYIKKRTVVKAPNGALLEDVFPMLTPADLSNKEFMSAVFAFDPNMTFVPGGRFYNYVVANHAAIDQLIGKREGYVLSIMDAGTYQYFRTDIIKNNKEQMLPVMLTAKKQLMDLLKREEVDVAVKGLVMEYYKGTKNAKKLIPAAQDYVNNGLMKLDIQGKIAADKLAYQKMREPYLSGKQDSTKVENWANMQRISANQKMVDLSYKFRSAAEAICQLVDDPKVLAQAIEWVKLAEGYFPHFSTEAVYAGLLMKTGKKAAAAEMMLKASEDGFIKGNDKQKLLLANVTSIKAGEMPEVLW; from the coding sequence ATGAAAAAATATATTTTTATGGCCTTTATGGCCCTTTTAACAAGTAATTTGCTTGCTCAGGGGATTAATTTTGATCACGGTACCTGGAAGGAAGTGCTGGCAAAAGCCAGGCAGGAAGATAAACTGGTTTTTGTTGACGTTTACACCAGCTGGTGTGGACCATGCAAAAAAATGGCGGCAGAGGTATTTCCGCTGAAAGAAGTAGGAGATGTGTTTAATCCTGCTTTTGTAAATTATAAAATTGATGCGGAGAAAGGGGAGGGCATAGATATTGCTAAAAAATATGGAGTGAAATCTTATCCTACTTACCTTTTTGTAAACGGTGACGGCGTATTGATCTATCGCTCGGGCGGCTACAACCCTGCGAAGATTTTTTTAAATGAAGCTGCTATTGCCATCAAAGAGAAACATGACCCTAAGCCGCTGGCCACATGGGAAGATGAATATGCCGCAGGAAAAAGGGATAAAGACTTCCTGATCGGCTATATTAAGAAAAGGACTGTTGTTAAAGCTCCAAATGGCGCCTTATTGGAAGACGTGTTTCCAATGCTTACACCAGCCGATCTTTCCAATAAAGAGTTTATGTCAGCTGTATTCGCTTTCGATCCGAACATGACTTTTGTACCTGGCGGAAGATTCTACAATTATGTGGTGGCAAATCATGCTGCGATTGATCAGCTGATCGGAAAGCGGGAAGGTTATGTGCTGAGTATCATGGACGCAGGCACTTACCAGTATTTTCGGACAGATATCATTAAAAACAACAAGGAACAAATGCTGCCGGTGATGCTGACTGCTAAAAAACAACTGATGGACCTGTTAAAAAGGGAAGAGGTTGATGTAGCTGTGAAAGGACTGGTTATGGAGTATTACAAGGGGACAAAGAATGCGAAAAAGTTGATCCCCGCGGCACAGGATTATGTAAATAACGGTTTAATGAAGCTGGATATTCAGGGTAAAATAGCGGCAGATAAATTGGCTTATCAGAAAATGCGCGAGCCCTATTTAAGCGGTAAGCAGGATTCGACCAAGGTAGAAAACTGGGCGAACATGCAAAGGATCTCTGCTAACCAGAAAATGGTGGACCTGTCGTATAAGTTCAGAAGTGCTGCTGAGGCTATTTGCCAACTGGTTGATGATCCTAAAGTACTGGCCCAGGCTATTGAATGGGTAAAGTTGGCCGAAGGTTATTTTCCTCATTTTTCGACCGAAGCGGTATATGCCGGTTTGCTGATGAAAACAGGAAAAAAGGCAGCAGCTGCCGAGATGATGTTGAAAGCCAGTGAAGACGGCTTTATAAAAGGGAATGATAAACAAAAACTGTTGCTGGCCAATGTGACCAGTATAAAAGCAGGAGAAATGCCTGAAGTATTGTGGTAA
- a CDS encoding chaperone modulator CbpM, which yields MEKELITITEYCIKYDIEPSFINSLEESGVIILTIIDQEKFIHTEQLQEIATYIHFYYDLQINIEGIDAIRHLLKKISSMQDEIQQLKKQLQLHR from the coding sequence ATGGAAAAAGAACTCATAACCATTACAGAATACTGCATAAAATACGACATCGAACCTTCTTTTATCAATTCTTTGGAGGAATCGGGAGTCATTATCCTAACCATCATCGATCAGGAAAAATTTATACACACAGAACAGCTGCAGGAAATAGCCACGTACATTCATTTTTATTACGATCTGCAAATCAATATCGAGGGAATTGATGCCATCAGGCATCTGCTGAAAAAGATAAGCAGCATGCAGGATGAAATTCAGCAGCTAAAAAAACAACTACAGCTGCACCGGTGA
- a CDS encoding DnaJ C-terminal domain-containing protein, which produces MAFIDYYKTLGIDKTASQDDIKKAYRKLARKYHPDLNPNDKEANKLFQQINEANEALSDPEKRKKYDEYGEHWKHADQFEQQKQSQSQQSAYQGTGNPFGQSSSHTYSTEGFGDGDFSEFFESMFGRTGGRQGRTQVKYKGQDYQAELKLGLMDAFTTHKQTLTVNGKNLRITIPAGIADGQIIKLAGQGGPGQNGGPNGDLYITFNITDHPIFKRLNDDIYISQEIDLYTAVLGGETTVETLDGKVKLKVTAGTQNATKVRLKGKGFPVYKKEGHFGNLFVTYTVKIPATLTEKQTELFKELQNLA; this is translated from the coding sequence ATGGCATTCATTGATTACTACAAAACATTAGGTATTGACAAAACCGCTTCGCAGGATGACATTAAAAAAGCCTACCGAAAACTGGCCCGAAAATATCATCCGGACCTGAACCCGAACGACAAAGAGGCCAACAAACTCTTCCAGCAAATTAATGAAGCCAACGAGGCCTTAAGCGATCCTGAAAAACGGAAAAAATATGATGAATATGGCGAACACTGGAAACATGCCGATCAGTTCGAACAACAAAAACAATCGCAATCCCAACAGAGTGCTTATCAGGGCACAGGAAACCCATTTGGTCAGTCCTCCTCCCACACTTACAGTACTGAAGGTTTTGGCGATGGCGATTTCTCCGAATTCTTCGAATCCATGTTTGGGCGCACTGGCGGCAGACAAGGTCGCACCCAGGTCAAATATAAAGGGCAGGATTATCAGGCCGAACTAAAGCTTGGCCTTATGGACGCCTTTACCACCCATAAACAAACATTAACCGTAAACGGAAAAAACCTGCGCATCACCATCCCGGCAGGTATTGCCGACGGGCAAATCATTAAACTGGCTGGTCAGGGAGGGCCGGGACAAAATGGCGGACCGAACGGCGATTTGTACATTACCTTTAACATAACTGATCACCCGATTTTTAAACGCTTAAACGATGATATTTATATCAGTCAGGAAATTGATCTGTATACCGCCGTACTGGGTGGCGAAACAACCGTGGAAACCCTGGATGGCAAAGTGAAATTAAAAGTAACCGCCGGTACACAGAACGCCACCAAGGTAAGATTAAAAGGCAAGGGTTTTCCTGTATATAAAAAAGAAGGTCATTTCGGCAACCTGTTTGTAACCTATACTGTAAAAATTCCTGCAACGCTTACCGAAAAACAAACAGAATTATTTAAGGAATTACAAAACCTTGCCTAA
- a CDS encoding ROK family protein, giving the protein MNMSTPSVLKLMTGLMDETWIEKKGYGASLGGRKPDLYSLKDKKILIICIDIALFHTKIAVLDNNYNYIVEAQTIALPISKSTRSDFFNILSTHIHNILQNHDIGIHQLIGCSVGMPGLVDSEKGKSYSYFLSDAEDTSLTAEFEKMLKVPVIIQNDVNGSSMAEFTHGMAKGKQNVLILLMDLGVGLGIIMDGKLRKGTCGFSGELGHIPFVENGALCYCGKHGCLETITSGNALSEMAKEGILAGKNSMLNKLNKEELQRIEPAVIIEAANKGDQYAIQLLSNIGTYMGKGIAMLIQLFNPELIILSGKIAEAKQYITLPMQQSINTYCMTQIRERTTIVSSELGENSRLLGYATTGIDHFLDACIKKAGKSKSKVHI; this is encoded by the coding sequence ATGAACATGAGTACTCCTAGTGTTTTAAAACTGATGACGGGTTTAATGGACGAGACCTGGATTGAAAAGAAAGGCTATGGAGCTTCTCTGGGTGGTAGAAAGCCCGATTTATACAGTTTAAAAGACAAAAAAATTCTCATCATCTGTATTGATATCGCCTTGTTTCACACAAAAATAGCTGTACTAGACAACAACTACAATTATATTGTCGAAGCACAGACCATTGCCCTGCCGATTTCAAAGAGTACCAGATCCGATTTTTTTAACATTCTAAGTACCCATATACACAATATTCTTCAAAATCATGATATCGGCATCCACCAGTTAATAGGCTGCAGCGTAGGCATGCCGGGACTTGTTGATTCGGAAAAAGGCAAAAGCTATAGTTATTTTTTAAGTGACGCAGAAGATACTTCCCTTACAGCGGAGTTTGAAAAAATGCTGAAAGTCCCGGTCATCATTCAAAATGACGTAAACGGATCGTCTATGGCAGAGTTTACCCATGGTATGGCCAAAGGCAAACAAAATGTGCTGATCCTGTTGATGGACCTGGGGGTTGGACTCGGCATCATCATGGATGGCAAATTAAGAAAAGGTACCTGTGGTTTTTCTGGAGAATTGGGGCACATTCCCTTTGTAGAGAATGGCGCTTTGTGTTATTGTGGCAAACACGGTTGCCTGGAAACCATTACTTCAGGCAATGCGTTATCGGAAATGGCAAAAGAAGGCATCCTGGCCGGCAAAAACTCTATGCTCAACAAACTCAACAAGGAAGAGCTGCAAAGAATTGAACCCGCCGTTATTATCGAAGCTGCAAATAAAGGTGATCAATACGCCATTCAGCTACTTTCCAATATCGGCACTTATATGGGAAAAGGAATCGCAATGCTGATCCAGCTATTTAACCCCGAACTGATCATTTTAAGTGGAAAAATTGCCGAAGCAAAACAATACATTACACTCCCAATGCAACAGTCCATCAATACTTATTGTATGACCCAAATCAGAGAGCGAACTACCATCGTCTCGTCCGAGCTAGGCGAAAACTCAAGACTTTTGGGCTATGCTACAACCGGCATAGATCATTTCCTGGACGCCTGCATCAAAAAAGCAGGGAAGTCAAAATCAAAAGTTCATATCTAA
- a CDS encoding Gfo/Idh/MocA family oxidoreductase, with product MKPEEPQQPNSRRDFIKKTAVGLAAFTIVPRYVLGGQGFIAPSDKLTKAVIGVGGMGRNHFPYEGTQVVAICDVDKRHIAKSLPMLDKGVKTFSDYREMIKLPEVDIVHIATPPHWHGIMAVDAANAGKDIWCEKPMTHTIGEGKRVMEAVKANGRIFRLNTWFRFKDNFYGLGTTVKPVKKLVDSGLLGWPLKVTVSRHTGYDWKFFWVGKDNLPPEPVPAELDYDSWLGPAPYKPYSTHRVHQTFRGYWDYDGGGLSDMGQHYLDPIQYFLGKDDTNPISVEIDAPQQHSDAVGIWRRITYTYADGCQIILDGEAKDANVPYIEGPKGKLYPGFKSDIPDLERKLAAFPDPAPQLTDFSEAVRTRQQFALNEQNGHRSCNIINIGLAALRLGRNLKFDPVKQEFVDDEGANRLINPVMRAPFTI from the coding sequence ATGAAACCCGAAGAACCACAACAACCAAACTCCAGAAGAGATTTTATCAAAAAAACTGCGGTAGGACTGGCCGCATTTACTATTGTGCCCCGATATGTATTGGGTGGACAAGGATTTATTGCACCAAGTGACAAGCTAACCAAGGCCGTAATCGGCGTTGGAGGGATGGGAAGAAACCATTTTCCTTATGAAGGAACGCAGGTGGTTGCCATTTGTGATGTAGACAAAAGACACATCGCCAAATCGTTGCCAATGTTAGATAAAGGTGTTAAAACCTTTAGCGATTACAGGGAAATGATTAAGCTTCCTGAAGTGGATATTGTTCATATTGCCACCCCACCACACTGGCATGGTATTATGGCCGTTGATGCAGCAAATGCCGGTAAAGACATTTGGTGCGAAAAGCCGATGACACACACCATTGGAGAGGGTAAAAGAGTAATGGAGGCTGTGAAGGCCAATGGCCGTATATTCAGGCTGAATACCTGGTTTAGGTTTAAAGATAATTTTTACGGTTTAGGCACCACAGTTAAACCGGTAAAAAAATTAGTTGATAGCGGTTTGCTGGGCTGGCCATTGAAGGTTACAGTAAGCAGACACACCGGTTATGACTGGAAGTTTTTCTGGGTGGGTAAAGACAATTTGCCACCTGAGCCTGTTCCGGCCGAGTTGGATTATGATTCATGGTTGGGCCCGGCGCCTTATAAGCCATATAGTACACATCGCGTACACCAGACTTTCCGTGGATATTGGGATTATGATGGCGGTGGACTAAGTGATATGGGGCAGCATTACCTGGATCCGATCCAGTACTTTTTGGGTAAAGATGATACCAATCCTATATCAGTTGAAATTGATGCGCCACAACAACATTCGGATGCAGTGGGTATTTGGAGAAGGATAACCTATACTTATGCTGATGGTTGTCAGATTATTTTAGATGGTGAAGCTAAAGACGCCAATGTACCTTATATTGAAGGACCGAAAGGAAAACTTTATCCTGGCTTTAAATCGGATATTCCTGATCTGGAGCGCAAACTGGCTGCTTTCCCTGATCCGGCACCACAATTGACGGATTTCTCGGAGGCGGTTAGAACCAGACAACAGTTTGCATTGAACGAGCAGAACGGACACCGTTCATGTAACATCATCAATATTGGTTTGGCGGCATTACGTTTGGGCCGAAACTTGAAATTTGATCCGGTTAAACAGGAATTTGTGGACGATGAGGGTGCAAACAGGCTGATAAACCCTGTAATGCGTGCTCCTTTCACAATTTAA
- a CDS encoding DUF1080 domain-containing protein: MIKKILFILLAVVLLQDSVFAQDKADQRTLTTRIADLLAQLPARDAKQLKGNMQEIAQMGEDGYLTLISGLTAPGKGNNALLEYAIGGFSAYVTQPGQEASRKMSVNAYAKALNKLSDVQNKSFILSQLELVGKDDAVACIQPYLTDAQLADPAARALVKVNTPAAKAALLNALGKANGAAKLSVIEALGDSRNKAAAGAIAGLTNGDNNMAKMALYALANIGDPASEATFAAAAEKSGFKYENTDAVAAYLRYAETLMRNGEKVAANNIAKKILAKATADNQVHIRTAALKLVADFSKAQSDEYLLAAMDDKQFQYRAAALKLAALNVTPATADQWVKKIAKVNPETQVAILNMLGDSKIKSILPAITNLFKSKDASVKTAAIDAAGKIGGEQIIGDLLKVMSKGDAADISAGSGTILRMKGEGVTSAVAAFIPKAKPELQVALINVLASRAANGQLNAVLAQLKNKNPEVKQAAFSALKQTVTSENLPQLFTLLNGTSDQAELVKVQDAVIAAMKGTKNNGQQVDMVLQQMGTAPADKKGLFYKMLASLGGEKSLKAVSEAFNSGDETGKKAAIAALSAWTDAGAKDELIKIARQPANAAYLDQAVDGYLRLVRASNYKPEQRLLLLREAMAVAKAPAQQQQILKDIEQAKCLNSLLFAGRYLDNPALQQAAANAVMNIALADKSYNGTLVKNLINKTISVIKGADSEYQIEAMRKYLAEMPQGDGFVSMYNGTDLTGWKGLVGDPLKRAKMDAKTLAAAQAKADASALESWKPVNGELQFMSHGDNLATVKKYGDFEMLVDWKIIDDKKGEGDAGIYLRGTPQVQIWDNARVKVGAQVGSGGLYNNKVNESKPLKVADNKLDEWNTFRIMMKGDRVTVYLNGELVTDNVILENFWDRNLPIFAEEQIELQAHGSPVAYRDLYIKELPRVKPFELSAAEKKEGFKVLFDGTNMHNWTGNTTDYTIEDGNIAIRPKPGKGSGGNLFTKDEFSDFIFRFEFKLTPGANNGLGIRAPLEGDAAYQGMELQILDNEDPIYKNLHVYQYHGSVYGTIAAKRGFLKPVGEWNYQEVVVKGPKIKVILNGTVILDADITEARKNGAADGKNHPGLQRESGHIGFLGHGSPVEFRNIRIKDLSKKK; the protein is encoded by the coding sequence ATGATAAAAAAGATATTATTTATTCTGCTGGCTGTTGTACTGTTGCAAGACAGTGTGTTTGCACAGGATAAGGCCGACCAGCGTACTTTGACCACACGCATTGCAGATTTACTGGCCCAGTTGCCTGCAAGGGATGCCAAACAGTTGAAGGGCAATATGCAGGAAATTGCACAGATGGGGGAGGATGGTTACCTGACCCTGATTAGCGGTTTGACTGCTCCGGGAAAAGGAAATAATGCTTTACTGGAGTATGCAATTGGTGGTTTTTCAGCTTATGTAACTCAGCCAGGACAAGAAGCCTCGAGAAAAATGAGCGTAAATGCCTATGCTAAGGCCCTAAATAAACTGTCGGATGTACAAAACAAATCTTTCATTCTTAGCCAGTTGGAATTGGTAGGTAAAGATGATGCTGTGGCTTGCATTCAACCTTATCTGACCGATGCCCAGTTGGCAGATCCTGCTGCAAGAGCATTGGTAAAAGTGAACACTCCTGCTGCCAAAGCCGCTTTGTTGAATGCTTTGGGTAAAGCAAATGGTGCTGCGAAATTATCTGTAATAGAAGCATTGGGCGATAGCCGCAATAAAGCGGCTGCGGGTGCAATTGCAGGTTTAACAAATGGTGATAACAATATGGCCAAAATGGCTTTGTATGCACTGGCTAATATTGGTGATCCGGCATCTGAAGCAACATTTGCTGCAGCTGCCGAAAAAAGCGGTTTTAAATATGAAAACACAGATGCTGTTGCTGCTTATCTGAGATATGCGGAAACTTTAATGAGAAATGGAGAAAAAGTTGCCGCCAACAATATCGCTAAGAAAATTCTTGCTAAGGCTACTGCCGATAACCAGGTACACATCCGTACTGCTGCTTTGAAATTGGTAGCTGATTTTAGTAAGGCACAAAGTGACGAGTATTTATTGGCTGCAATGGACGATAAGCAATTTCAATATCGCGCCGCGGCATTGAAACTGGCTGCATTGAACGTTACGCCAGCAACAGCCGATCAATGGGTGAAAAAAATTGCTAAAGTAAATCCGGAAACGCAGGTTGCTATTCTGAATATGCTTGGCGATAGCAAAATAAAATCGATACTTCCGGCTATCACCAATTTGTTTAAAAGTAAAGATGCCAGCGTAAAAACTGCAGCTATTGATGCAGCCGGTAAAATAGGAGGCGAGCAGATCATCGGCGATTTATTGAAAGTAATGAGCAAAGGGGATGCTGCAGATATTTCGGCGGGATCGGGTACGATTTTAAGAATGAAAGGTGAGGGTGTTACCAGCGCTGTGGCGGCTTTTATCCCTAAGGCAAAACCTGAACTTCAGGTTGCGTTAATTAATGTGTTGGCATCAAGAGCTGCCAATGGACAGTTAAATGCGGTTTTGGCCCAACTTAAAAATAAAAATCCGGAGGTTAAACAAGCTGCATTTTCTGCTTTGAAACAAACAGTAACCAGCGAAAACCTTCCGCAGTTGTTTACTTTGCTGAACGGAACTTCTGATCAGGCTGAACTGGTAAAAGTTCAGGATGCGGTTATTGCAGCGATGAAAGGAACAAAAAATAATGGACAGCAGGTAGACATGGTGTTGCAGCAAATGGGTACAGCTCCGGCAGATAAAAAAGGTTTGTTCTATAAAATGCTGGCAAGCCTGGGCGGTGAGAAATCATTAAAAGCTGTTTCGGAGGCTTTTAACTCAGGTGATGAAACCGGTAAAAAGGCAGCTATTGCCGCTCTCTCAGCATGGACAGACGCCGGTGCTAAAGACGAATTGATAAAAATTGCCCGTCAACCCGCCAATGCTGCTTACCTAGATCAGGCAGTAGACGGATACCTGCGTTTGGTAAGGGCTTCCAACTATAAACCGGAGCAAAGGCTGTTATTATTACGTGAGGCAATGGCAGTGGCAAAAGCACCTGCCCAGCAACAACAGATTTTAAAGGATATTGAACAGGCAAAATGCTTAAACTCTTTATTATTTGCAGGCCGATACCTGGATAATCCAGCTTTACAGCAGGCTGCAGCTAATGCGGTAATGAATATTGCACTGGCTGATAAGTCTTATAATGGTACATTGGTTAAAAACCTGATCAATAAAACCATCAGCGTGATTAAAGGCGCTGATAGTGAATATCAGATAGAAGCGATGCGTAAATATCTGGCCGAAATGCCGCAGGGTGATGGCTTTGTTTCGATGTACAATGGCACTGATTTGACGGGTTGGAAAGGCTTGGTTGGTGATCCATTAAAAAGAGCGAAAATGGATGCCAAAACATTAGCAGCAGCGCAGGCTAAAGCAGACGCATCGGCACTTGAAAGCTGGAAGCCTGTGAATGGCGAATTGCAGTTTATGAGCCATGGTGATAACCTGGCTACCGTAAAGAAATACGGTGATTTTGAGATGCTGGTAGACTGGAAGATCATTGATGATAAAAAAGGTGAAGGTGATGCCGGTATTTATCTGCGTGGTACTCCTCAGGTTCAGATATGGGACAATGCGCGGGTAAAAGTTGGTGCCCAGGTAGGTTCGGGTGGTTTGTATAACAATAAAGTAAATGAGAGCAAGCCGCTTAAAGTCGCCGATAATAAACTGGATGAATGGAATACTTTCCGCATCATGATGAAAGGAGATCGTGTAACCGTTTACCTGAATGGCGAATTGGTGACTGACAATGTAATCCTTGAGAACTTCTGGGACAGAAACCTACCTATTTTTGCTGAAGAGCAGATAGAGCTGCAGGCACATGGATCGCCGGTTGCTTACCGCGATCTTTACATCAAAGAACTTCCTCGCGTGAAGCCATTTGAATTGAGTGCAGCAGAGAAAAAAGAAGGCTTTAAAGTATTGTTTGATGGTACCAATATGCACAACTGGACCGGGAACACCACTGACTATACTATTGAAGACGGAAATATTGCTATTCGTCCAAAGCCAGGAAAAGGTTCGGGTGGTAACTTGTTTACCAAGGACGAGTTTAGTGATTTTATATTTCGTTTTGAATTTAAATTGACACCTGGTGCCAACAACGGTTTAGGTATCAGGGCACCTTTAGAGGGGGATGCGGCTTATCAGGGTATGGAATTACAAATCCTGGATAATGAGGACCCTATTTATAAAAATCTACATGTATATCAGTACCATGGTTCGGTTTATGGAACTATTGCTGCAAAAAGAGGTTTCCTTAAGCCTGTTGGCGAATGGAACTACCAGGAGGTGGTAGTAAAAGGCCCTAAAATTAAGGTGATTTTGAATGGTACTGTTATTTTGGACGCCGATATTACTGAAGCCAGAAAAAATGGTGCTGCCGATGGGAAAAACCATCCTGGCTTGCAACGCGAAAGCGGCCATATTGGTTTCCTTGGGCATGGTTCACCTGTGGAGTTCAGAAATATCAGGATCAAAGACCTGAGCAAAAAGAAATAA
- a CDS encoding Gfo/Idh/MocA family protein — protein MTEENKDSVASSSRRNFIKTTALAAAGFMIVPRHVLGGRGFLAPSDRLMVAGVGVGGKGQSNLANIYNGGKSEIAFLCDVDDRRAANSVKSFPKAKYYKDYREMLDKDGKNIDGVVVSTPDHNHAMIAMAAMQLGKHVYVEKPLTHDIYEARKLTEAASRYQVVTQMGNQGSSGDGVRQLQEWYDAGVIGKVHTVYCWTDRPSWPQGILWPSTNGEIPRELDWDLWLGSAPYKPYIEKLVPFNWRGWWDYGTGAIGDMGCHLVEPPFKVLGLDTPIDVQCSVGSIYVDEFKRGYFPDSCPPSSHVIMTFEKTKKTKGNVQIHWMDGGIKPARPAELGPNEPFGTNGVIFEGTKGKMMCGVYGADPRLLPLSRNSEVHTKQKLERVKGGVEGHYWQWAEAAIAGYGKISLSSPFEIAGPLTETLLIANLAIRGTDVQKPKANGKGFDYPGRDIKLLWDKDNLRVTNFDEVNQFVKREYRKGWSLGV, from the coding sequence ATGACTGAAGAAAATAAAGATTCAGTAGCAAGTAGTTCAAGAAGGAATTTTATTAAGACGACTGCATTGGCAGCGGCAGGATTTATGATCGTGCCGCGCCATGTATTGGGTGGCAGAGGGTTTCTGGCACCAAGCGACAGGCTGATGGTTGCCGGTGTAGGCGTTGGCGGAAAAGGTCAGAGCAATCTGGCCAATATTTATAACGGTGGTAAATCGGAAATTGCATTTCTCTGCGATGTAGATGACCGAAGAGCTGCCAACTCCGTTAAGAGTTTTCCGAAAGCGAAGTATTATAAGGACTATCGTGAAATGCTGGACAAGGATGGTAAAAATATTGATGGTGTAGTAGTTTCTACGCCTGATCATAACCATGCTATGATAGCAATGGCGGCTATGCAACTGGGTAAACATGTTTACGTAGAAAAGCCGTTGACCCATGATATTTATGAAGCCAGGAAATTGACCGAGGCTGCCAGCCGTTATCAGGTGGTTACTCAAATGGGCAATCAGGGATCGTCGGGTGATGGGGTAAGACAATTGCAGGAATGGTATGATGCCGGAGTGATTGGGAAGGTGCATACTGTTTATTGCTGGACTGACCGTCCGTCGTGGCCTCAGGGAATTTTATGGCCCTCAACTAATGGTGAAATACCCAGGGAGCTGGATTGGGACCTTTGGCTAGGCAGTGCGCCATATAAGCCTTATATTGAAAAACTGGTTCCTTTTAACTGGCGAGGCTGGTGGGATTATGGTACTGGTGCCATAGGAGATATGGGCTGCCATTTGGTAGAACCGCCTTTTAAAGTACTGGGATTAGATACGCCTATTGATGTACAGTGCAGCGTGGGCAGTATTTATGTGGATGAATTTAAAAGAGGGTATTTTCCCGACAGTTGCCCACCTTCAAGTCATGTGATCATGACCTTTGAGAAAACGAAAAAGACAAAAGGTAATGTGCAGATCCATTGGATGGATGGGGGGATTAAACCTGCACGTCCGGCCGAACTGGGACCTAACGAACCATTTGGTACCAATGGAGTAATTTTTGAGGGTACAAAAGGTAAAATGATGTGTGGTGTATATGGTGCTGATCCGAGATTGCTGCCTTTGTCGAGAAACAGCGAAGTACATACCAAGCAGAAGCTGGAGCGTGTAAAAGGAGGTGTAGAGGGGCATTACTGGCAATGGGCAGAGGCTGCTATTGCCGGTTACGGAAAAATATCATTGAGCTCGCCATTTGAAATTGCCGGACCACTTACGGAAACGTTATTGATTGCCAACCTGGCCATACGGGGAACTGATGTACAGAAACCAAAGGCAAATGGTAAGGGTTTTGATTACCCGGGAAGAGATATCAAGTTGCTATGGGATAAGGATAACTTAAGGGTAACGAATTTTGATGAGGTAAATCAGTTTGTGAAACGTGAATATCGTAAAGGATGGAGTTTGGGTGTGTAA
- a CDS encoding RNA polymerase sigma factor RpoD/SigA, which yields MEQIKIWVTITPRDSYVIDRYLNDVGKISLLSTDDEAILARKIRNGDEAAVQELIIRNLRFVISVAKKYQQRGLKLADLISEGNIGLIKAAQRFDETRGFKFISFAVWWIRQSILLAIAEQKRMVRLPASQLAGISQVNRAIAVLEQRLERMPTLEELAEYTTLSENKVATYMDLALHTYSLDTVVNQESGLTLMDTLDDRQLPGSDHLTIKTSFFADVNKALHVLPKRERKIMTLYYGLNGCTKMSLEEMQPIFNLGRERIRQLRDKAHRTLHSKCGHILAGYFNKEEI from the coding sequence ATGGAACAAATTAAAATTTGGGTAACCATAACCCCCAGAGACTCCTATGTTATAGACCGATATTTAAATGATGTCGGTAAAATAAGCCTGCTTAGTACAGATGATGAAGCCATATTGGCACGTAAAATACGGAATGGAGATGAAGCTGCTGTACAGGAACTAATTATACGTAATTTGAGATTTGTGATATCTGTAGCCAAAAAATATCAACAGAGAGGGCTAAAACTGGCTGATTTGATTAGCGAAGGTAATATTGGTCTGATAAAAGCTGCACAGCGTTTTGATGAAACCAGAGGGTTTAAGTTTATATCTTTTGCGGTTTGGTGGATCAGGCAGTCTATTCTACTGGCTATTGCTGAACAAAAGCGTATGGTACGTCTTCCGGCCAGTCAGCTGGCGGGTATTAGTCAGGTGAACAGGGCCATTGCTGTGCTGGAACAACGACTGGAGCGGATGCCTACATTGGAAGAGCTGGCAGAGTATACTACACTTTCGGAGAATAAAGTTGCCACTTATATGGATCTTGCATTGCATACCTATTCGCTGGATACGGTTGTTAACCAGGAATCGGGGCTGACCTTAATGGATACGTTGGATGACCGGCAGTTGCCTGGGAGTGATCATCTGACAATTAAAACTTCTTTTTTTGCAGATGTAAATAAGGCATTACATGTTTTGCCCAAACGGGAACGGAAAATTATGACGCTATACTATGGGCTAAATGGGTGCACAAAAATGAGTCTGGAAGAAATGCAACCTATTTTTAATCTGGGCAGGGAAAGAATAAGACAATTGAGAGATAAGGCGCACAGAACGCTTCATTCGAAGTGTGGTCATATTTTGGCCGGATATTTTAACAAAGAAGAAATTTGA